A DNA window from Pseudomonas resinovorans NBRC 106553 contains the following coding sequences:
- a CDS encoding BRCT domain-containing protein, translating to MVDLHQEFQNSRFFHQARIDRRSADALVGLAAGVSADGQINQQEAEFLENWISSNLAHLDDPVINLLYRRLSDMLADGVLDAEEAAELLTTLRSFAGLSNTRPGTGGNTFTAPTDLPLSKPVPELEWAGRLFVFTGVMAYGPRKDCEALVIDRGGQIGAGVSKKIHYLVVGTIGNEQWLHSTYGTKIKKAVELREAGAPLAIVSEEHWQTAVFG from the coding sequence ATGGTTGATTTGCATCAGGAGTTCCAAAACAGCCGCTTCTTCCACCAGGCCCGCATCGACAGACGCTCCGCTGATGCGTTGGTCGGCCTCGCTGCCGGCGTGAGTGCAGACGGGCAGATCAATCAACAAGAAGCTGAGTTCCTGGAGAACTGGATCTCCAGCAATCTGGCCCACCTCGATGATCCAGTCATCAACCTACTCTACCGCCGCCTCTCCGATATGCTGGCTGACGGCGTACTGGATGCAGAGGAAGCGGCCGAACTGCTGACGACGCTGCGTAGTTTCGCCGGCCTCAGCAACACCCGTCCCGGCACCGGCGGCAATACCTTCACGGCGCCCACTGACCTACCACTGAGCAAGCCAGTTCCCGAACTGGAATGGGCGGGACGACTGTTCGTGTTTACCGGCGTCATGGCTTATGGTCCACGCAAGGATTGCGAAGCCCTTGTCATCGACCGTGGTGGCCAGATCGGAGCAGGTGTCAGCAAGAAAATTCACTATCTGGTGGTGGGTACCATTGGCAATGAACAATGGCTTCACAGCACCTACGGCACCAAGATCAAGAAAGCCGTTGAGCTTCGTGAAGCTGGAGCACCGCTTGCAATCGTGAGTGAAGAGCACTGGCAAACGGCAGTCTTCGGCTGA
- a CDS encoding DUF3156 family protein — protein MSLDFRRLALQQGENVRTLVIEHVGTNEVLSRLPHYRRYIRLTDVQADLLYQAFDALTRIPAEEA, from the coding sequence GTGTCCCTGGATTTCAGGCGGCTGGCACTCCAGCAGGGCGAGAACGTCCGGACCCTGGTGATTGAGCACGTTGGCACCAACGAGGTGCTGAGCCGGTTACCGCACTATCGGCGTTACATTCGCCTCACTGACGTCCAGGCCGACCTGCTGTACCAGGCCTTCGACGCGCTTACGAGGATCCCGGCCGAGGAGGCGTGA
- a CDS encoding Crp/Fnr family transcriptional regulator, translated as MSNHLLSGIPSRERNRVLNHCESVELVFGSLLCETDQPYSHAYFPLTGFISLVAHLDAHRPLEMGLIGSEGMLGVTLILGVRKAPIRAVVQGAGNALRITSSQLLRELHECPELQRSLNRYLYVLMAQLSQGAACIHFHEIQPRLARWLLMTHDRAQADHFHLTHEFLADMLGVRRSGITVAAGELQQQHLIHYSRGEITILDRAGLEAAACECYNAVTDCYSKLLG; from the coding sequence GTGTCCAACCATCTTCTCAGTGGCATCCCGAGCAGAGAGCGCAACCGGGTGCTCAATCATTGCGAGTCGGTAGAGCTGGTCTTCGGCAGCCTGCTTTGCGAGACAGACCAGCCATACAGCCATGCCTACTTCCCGCTTACCGGCTTCATTTCGCTGGTGGCGCACCTGGATGCCCATCGGCCGCTGGAAATGGGCCTGATCGGCAGCGAGGGCATGCTGGGCGTCACGCTCATATTGGGCGTGCGCAAGGCGCCCATCCGCGCTGTGGTGCAAGGCGCCGGAAACGCCCTGCGCATCACCTCCAGCCAGCTTCTGCGCGAGTTGCACGAGTGCCCCGAGCTGCAACGCAGTTTGAATCGCTACCTCTACGTACTGATGGCGCAACTGTCGCAAGGGGCCGCCTGCATCCACTTTCATGAGATCCAGCCAAGGCTGGCGCGCTGGCTGCTGATGACCCACGATCGGGCGCAGGCCGATCATTTCCACCTCACCCATGAGTTTCTCGCCGATATGCTCGGCGTGCGTCGGAGTGGCATCACCGTGGCTGCGGGGGAGTTGCAGCAGCAACACCTCATTCACTACAGCCGCGGTGAGATCACCATCCTCGATCGTGCCGGGCTCGAAGCAGCTGCCTGCGAATGCTACAACGCAGTGACGGACTGCTACAGCAAACTGCTTGGCTGA
- a CDS encoding lmo0937 family membrane protein: MFEFVVIGLLALWVVGLLTSFYMGGLIHILLFLSIALVVFRSRLARRE; the protein is encoded by the coding sequence ATGTTCGAATTCGTCGTAATCGGATTGTTGGCTCTGTGGGTGGTGGGACTGCTTACTTCCTTCTACATGGGGGGACTCATCCATATCCTTCTGTTCCTGTCGATCGCGCTGGTCGTGTTCCGCTCCAGGCTGGCACGGCGTGAGTGA
- a CDS encoding PRC-barrel domain-containing protein produces the protein MNHQEKNASNEDNVAGPATRTGPGPELMGADRLIGNDVYNLVGDDLGVIKEIMLDMRSGRVIYAVLSFTSFLGLGEKLFAVPWRALALDTEHKRFTLDIDRYQLKDAPGFDKNHWPDMADQRWQMQISRFYGNAGWE, from the coding sequence ATGAACCATCAGGAAAAAAACGCCAGTAACGAAGACAACGTAGCCGGCCCAGCCACTCGAACAGGGCCTGGACCTGAACTGATGGGCGCAGACAGGCTCATCGGCAACGATGTCTACAACCTCGTGGGAGATGACCTCGGGGTAATCAAGGAAATCATGCTGGACATGCGCAGTGGCCGCGTCATCTATGCGGTGCTGTCGTTCACGTCGTTCCTGGGTCTGGGTGAAAAACTTTTCGCCGTGCCCTGGAGGGCATTGGCACTGGATACCGAGCACAAGCGCTTCACGCTCGATATTGATCGGTACCAACTGAAGGATGCCCCAGGATTCGACAAGAACCACTGGCCTGACATGGCCGACCAGCGCTGGCAAATGCAGATCAGCCGCTTCTACGGAAACGCGGGGTGGGAGTGA
- a CDS encoding CsbD family protein, translating to MNKDQFEGKVDQLKGLIKETTGRLFGNQRLENAGKAQNAAGNIQEKVGDSREDITKGS from the coding sequence ATGAACAAAGATCAATTCGAAGGAAAGGTCGATCAGTTGAAGGGCCTAATCAAGGAAACCACTGGCAGGCTTTTCGGTAACCAACGGCTGGAAAACGCAGGCAAGGCACAAAATGCCGCCGGCAATATCCAGGAGAAGGTCGGCGACAGCAGAGAGGACATCACCAAGGGGTCTTGA
- a CDS encoding DUF3309 family protein, translating to MSLGTILLIVLILLLVGTLPNWPHSRNWGYGPTGGLGIVLIIVIVLLLTGRL from the coding sequence ATGAGCTTGGGCACCATCCTGTTGATCGTCCTCATCCTGCTGCTGGTCGGCACCTTGCCGAACTGGCCGCACAGCAGGAACTGGGGATATGGGCCAACCGGTGGGTTGGGCATCGTCCTGATCATCGTCATCGTGTTGTTGCTCACCGGACGGCTATGA
- a CDS encoding DUF3509 domain-containing protein, protein MQLTSVLLSSAFPAYEVSLASRPDGRVLMVLARPGAESSSKVIDAGALTNPTQAGLVIRQVQRDLRLLEGSLKWHSPDDCWISIELPTYHDRPLRQPPIWNWTGRGHGRRF, encoded by the coding sequence ATGCAGCTCACATCGGTCCTTTTATCGTCTGCCTTCCCAGCCTACGAGGTGTCCCTGGCCTCGCGTCCGGACGGCAGGGTCCTGATGGTGCTCGCCCGGCCGGGAGCGGAAAGCTCGAGCAAGGTCATCGACGCCGGAGCACTGACCAACCCAACGCAGGCGGGCCTGGTGATCCGCCAGGTCCAGCGCGACCTGAGGTTGCTGGAAGGCAGCTTGAAGTGGCATTCGCCGGATGATTGCTGGATCAGCATTGAACTGCCCACCTACCACGATCGTCCCTTGCGCCAGCCCCCCATCTGGAACTGGACGGGACGGGGCCATGGCCGGCGCTTCTGA
- a CDS encoding BON domain-containing protein — MHTQTRKLLLAASIALALGTTGGMAAAESQTFTDARQETQIWTTYALNPHLRANDLKVSVANGKATLTGNVAEEVNKELAKEIALGVSGINAVDNRIMVKPDYVPPQTGQDRSYGVMVDDATITAAVKSKLLWSKQADGMTTSVSTRSGKVTLTGNADSQADKDLAGRLALNTNSVVSVDNQLVVDAAKSKPVDSAKNTAKAAGDNMADSWITTKVKSTLMYSSNVSSSDISVSTNAGIVTLSGVVDSGAERDLAIELAQNVRGVKSVQSTNLRY, encoded by the coding sequence ATGCACACACAAACCCGCAAGCTACTCCTTGCCGCCAGCATCGCGCTGGCGCTGGGAACCACGGGCGGTATGGCCGCCGCTGAATCGCAGACCTTCACTGACGCCCGCCAGGAAACCCAGATCTGGACGACCTATGCGTTGAATCCTCATCTGCGGGCCAATGACCTGAAAGTGTCGGTAGCGAACGGCAAGGCCACCCTGACCGGCAACGTCGCGGAAGAGGTCAACAAGGAGCTGGCCAAGGAGATCGCGCTGGGCGTCAGTGGAATCAATGCAGTGGACAACCGGATCATGGTCAAGCCCGACTACGTTCCGCCGCAGACGGGCCAGGACCGGAGCTATGGCGTCATGGTCGATGACGCGACCATCACCGCCGCGGTCAAGTCGAAGCTGCTGTGGAGCAAACAGGCCGACGGCATGACCACCAGCGTCTCGACCCGCTCGGGCAAGGTGACGCTGACCGGCAATGCCGATAGCCAGGCGGACAAGGATCTTGCCGGGCGTCTGGCGCTGAACACCAACAGCGTCGTCTCGGTGGACAACCAACTGGTGGTGGACGCCGCGAAATCGAAGCCGGTCGACAGCGCCAAGAACACTGCGAAGGCGGCCGGGGACAATATGGCCGACAGCTGGATCACCACCAAGGTGAAATCCACTCTGATGTACTCCAGCAATGTCAGCAGCTCTGACATCTCGGTAAGCACCAACGCCGGCATCGTTACCCTGAGTGGCGTCGTCGACAGTGGCGCCGAGCGCGACCTGGCGATCGAGCTGGCGCAGAATGTGCGAGGCGTGAAGAGCGTCCAGTCCACCAACCTTCGCTATTGA
- a CDS encoding BON domain-containing protein, translating into MDLKTLLIAAALAAGLPFIGGCAHPGHEQSSSEVLSDIALTTRVKSALLMENDVNSFDIKVKTFNGTVQLTGFVDSQWQIDKAVQVAATVDGVRQVKNDLVHKPAQ; encoded by the coding sequence ATGGACCTGAAAACACTGTTGATCGCGGCAGCGCTCGCCGCTGGTCTCCCCTTCATCGGCGGATGCGCGCATCCCGGACACGAGCAGAGCAGCAGCGAAGTCCTCTCCGACATTGCCCTTACCACCAGGGTCAAATCCGCGCTGTTGATGGAGAACGACGTGAACTCGTTCGACATCAAGGTCAAGACGTTCAACGGCACGGTGCAGCTGACGGGCTTCGTCGACTCCCAGTGGCAGATCGACAAGGCGGTGCAGGTCGCCGCGACCGTCGATGGTGTCCGCCAGGTGAAGAACGACCTGGTCCACAAGCCGGCCCAGTAA
- a CDS encoding PRC-barrel domain-containing protein: protein MNYVEKDTFGMYGTNGNGVGPETRKGPGPELMGADTLIGNDVYNLKDEDLGDIKEIMLDMRTGRVIYAVLSFGPILGMGGKLFAVPWKALTLDTQHKRFTLNVDKDRLKEAPGFDKSHWPNMADQAWQKEIHAYYQPAKPAGSSGL from the coding sequence ATGAACTATGTAGAAAAAGACACCTTCGGCATGTACGGCACCAACGGCAATGGCGTGGGTCCGGAAACAAGGAAAGGACCCGGCCCCGAGCTGATGGGGGCTGACACCCTGATCGGCAACGACGTCTACAACCTCAAGGATGAAGACCTGGGCGACATCAAGGAGATCATGCTGGACATGCGCACCGGCCGAGTGATCTACGCGGTCCTGTCCTTCGGCCCGATCCTGGGCATGGGAGGAAAACTCTTCGCGGTGCCCTGGAAAGCATTGACGCTCGATACGCAACACAAGCGCTTTACCCTGAACGTCGACAAGGACCGCCTCAAAGAGGCGCCAGGCTTCGACAAGAGTCACTGGCCCAACATGGCCGACCAGGCATGGCAGAAGGAAATCCATGCCTACTACCAGCCAGCCAAGCCTGCGGGATCCAGCGGTTTGTGA
- a CDS encoding CsbD family protein: MNEDQVKGRGKQVKGQVKEAAGKLIGNKTLENKGKVQDTAGKIQKHYGDLKDDLANPD, encoded by the coding sequence ATGAACGAAGACCAAGTGAAAGGCCGGGGCAAACAAGTGAAAGGCCAGGTCAAGGAAGCCGCCGGCAAGCTCATCGGGAACAAGACCCTGGAAAACAAAGGCAAGGTGCAAGACACCGCCGGGAAAATCCAGAAGCACTATGGCGACCTCAAGGACGATCTCGCGAACCCGGATTGA
- a CDS encoding lmo0937 family membrane protein yields the protein MVGAIVILLLALWALGLITSYTLGGFIHILLLVVLAGLVFLMRQGRRF from the coding sequence ATGGTCGGTGCAATTGTGATTCTGCTGTTAGCCCTGTGGGCGCTGGGGCTGATCACGTCCTACACGCTGGGAGGTTTCATCCACATCCTGTTGCTTGTGGTGCTGGCCGGCCTGGTGTTCCTGATGCGTCAAGGACGGCGATTCTGA
- a CDS encoding fatty acid desaturase encodes MSGMLDLSVWQLVVATLLLTHLTIVAVTLYLHRYSAHRALELHPALKHFFRFWLWLTTGMTTRAWTAIHRKHHAKCETAEDPHSPRYKGLATVVCKGAELYREEARNEETLSIYGKHCPDDWIERNLYSRFPIAGVSLMALIDLALFGVIGISVWAIQMIWIPFWAAGVVNGLGHAVGYRNFECRDAATNLVPWGILVGGEELHNNHHTYPGSAKLSMKAWEFDLGWAWIRLLCLLRLARVRRMAPVATRVKGKRSLDVDTAMAILNNRFQVMAQYRKLVIAPLARQERAKLDASLRRARRLLWREPSLLDERQRALIGAALEKSQVLRVAYERRIALQRIWGDASSRGLDIPEAIRQWVHEAEASNIRALREFAKMLRTYALP; translated from the coding sequence ATGTCCGGCATGCTCGATTTGTCCGTCTGGCAGCTGGTGGTCGCCACCCTGCTGCTGACCCACCTGACCATAGTGGCGGTGACCCTCTACCTGCACCGCTACTCGGCGCACCGTGCCCTGGAGCTACACCCTGCGCTCAAGCATTTCTTCCGCTTCTGGCTGTGGCTGACCACGGGGATGACCACCCGGGCCTGGACCGCCATCCACCGCAAGCACCACGCCAAGTGCGAAACCGCCGAGGACCCGCACAGCCCGCGCTACAAGGGCCTGGCCACGGTCGTCTGCAAGGGTGCCGAACTGTACCGCGAGGAAGCGCGGAACGAGGAAACCCTGAGCATCTACGGCAAGCACTGCCCGGATGACTGGATCGAGCGCAACCTCTATAGCCGCTTCCCCATCGCCGGGGTGAGTCTGATGGCGCTGATCGATCTGGCCCTGTTCGGCGTCATCGGCATCAGCGTATGGGCGATCCAGATGATCTGGATCCCGTTCTGGGCCGCCGGGGTGGTCAACGGCCTTGGCCATGCGGTCGGCTACCGCAACTTCGAATGCCGCGACGCCGCCACCAACCTGGTGCCCTGGGGTATCCTGGTCGGCGGCGAGGAGCTGCACAACAACCACCATACCTATCCGGGCTCGGCCAAGCTGTCGATGAAGGCATGGGAGTTCGACCTCGGCTGGGCCTGGATCCGGCTGCTGTGTCTCCTGCGCCTGGCCAGGGTCAGGCGCATGGCGCCCGTCGCCACCCGGGTCAAGGGCAAGCGCAGCCTGGATGTGGACACCGCCATGGCCATCCTCAACAACCGCTTCCAGGTCATGGCGCAGTACCGCAAATTGGTGATCGCGCCACTGGCCAGGCAGGAACGCGCCAAGCTCGACGCGTCGCTGCGTCGTGCCAGGCGGCTCCTGTGGCGCGAGCCGAGCCTGCTCGACGAGCGGCAACGGGCCCTCATCGGGGCGGCGCTGGAGAAGAGCCAGGTGCTCAGGGTCGCCTACGAGAGGCGCATCGCCCTGCAGCGGATCTGGGGCGACGCCAGCTCCAGGGGCCTGGACATACCCGAGGCCATCCGGCAGTGGGTGCATGAGGCCGAGGCCAGCAATATCCGGGCGTTGCGCGAATTCGCCAAGATGCTCAGGACCTATGCGCTGCCGTAG
- a CDS encoding Crp/Fnr family transcriptional regulator translates to MSELPMPRQNHLLAALSEDVQQRLFCDLEQVPLPLGKVLYESGHTMRHVYFPTDSIISLIYVMESGASAEISVVGNEGLVGIALFMGGESTPSRAVVQSGGHAFRLPGQLLKNEFNRHGELLVLMLRYTQALITQMAQTAVCNRHHSIDQQLCRWLLLSLDRLPSNQLVMTQELIANMLGVRREGVTEAAGKLQKLGVIEYSRGHITVLDRQRLEQLSCECYAVVRRETDRLLPYVPARPAG, encoded by the coding sequence ATGTCAGAGCTGCCCATGCCGCGGCAGAACCACCTGCTCGCGGCCCTTTCGGAGGACGTTCAGCAGCGTCTGTTCTGCGATCTCGAACAGGTGCCATTGCCACTCGGCAAGGTGCTGTACGAGTCGGGGCATACCATGCGCCATGTCTACTTCCCCACCGACTCGATCATCTCCCTGATCTACGTGATGGAGAGCGGCGCCTCGGCGGAAATCTCCGTGGTCGGCAACGAGGGGCTGGTCGGAATCGCCCTGTTCATGGGGGGAGAAAGCACTCCGAGCCGGGCCGTCGTGCAGAGTGGCGGGCATGCGTTTCGACTCCCTGGGCAGTTGCTCAAGAATGAGTTCAACCGCCATGGCGAACTGCTGGTGCTGATGCTCCGTTATACCCAGGCCCTGATCACCCAGATGGCGCAGACGGCGGTCTGCAATCGCCATCACTCGATCGACCAGCAACTGTGCCGCTGGCTGCTGCTGTCGCTGGATCGCCTGCCAAGCAACCAGTTGGTCATGACCCAGGAACTGATCGCCAACATGCTCGGTGTCCGTCGCGAAGGGGTGACAGAGGCGGCCGGCAAACTGCAGAAGCTTGGCGTCATCGAATACAGCCGTGGGCATATCACCGTGCTCGACCGGCAGCGGCTCGAGCAGTTGAGCTGTGAATGCTACGCCGTGGTGAGGCGGGAAACCGATCGCCTGCTGCCCTACGTCCCTGCTCGCCCGGCCGGTTGA
- the nhaA gene encoding Na+/H+ antiporter NhaA, producing MKQERQTDRDPIRLPKVLADRLTTPFSRFLHIETAAAGVLLLFTLAALLLSNSPWAHSFLGIWEIQGGFRIGSLEYMRSLKGWINDGLMTLFFFLVALELKRELVLGELQNPRMAALSISAALGGMLVPAALYWLLQQGQPGQHGWGTVMATDTAFVIGCLALLGPRIPPILRVFMLSLAIVDDIGAILVVAIGYGEHIAWSMLALAACGLASVHLMSRVGFRGFPIYFLMGGLIWVAVDASGIHATITGVLLGLMTPARRWVSDRRLYAILSQVVAHPSDDETSGNTKDRKTLLAAEIAARETLSPVERLELALHPWVGFVIMPLFAFANAGLPLSLADIGNSVTLAVFIGFALGKPIGVLTFSWLAVRLGIAIRPPDLGWALLAGGGLLAGIGFTMALFIANLAFPESLIDSAKLGIFAASVFSAVAGLALLTLIAVPGNPPREGH from the coding sequence ATGAAGCAAGAACGGCAGACCGATAGAGATCCCATCCGACTGCCAAAGGTGCTGGCCGACCGGCTGACCACGCCTTTCTCCCGTTTCCTGCACATCGAGACCGCCGCTGCCGGCGTCCTGCTGCTGTTCACCCTGGCCGCCCTCCTCCTCTCCAACTCGCCGTGGGCACATTCCTTCCTGGGCATCTGGGAGATCCAGGGTGGTTTTCGCATCGGCTCGCTGGAGTACATGCGCTCGCTCAAAGGCTGGATCAATGACGGCCTGATGACGCTGTTCTTCTTCCTGGTGGCCCTGGAACTCAAGCGCGAGCTGGTACTTGGCGAACTGCAGAACCCGCGCATGGCGGCCCTGTCGATCTCGGCCGCCCTCGGCGGCATGCTGGTGCCCGCCGCGCTCTACTGGTTGCTGCAACAGGGACAGCCTGGCCAGCATGGCTGGGGCACGGTAATGGCGACCGACACGGCATTCGTCATCGGCTGCCTGGCGCTCCTGGGCCCACGCATCCCGCCGATCCTGCGCGTATTCATGCTTTCGCTGGCGATCGTCGACGATATCGGGGCCATCCTGGTCGTGGCCATCGGCTACGGCGAGCACATCGCCTGGAGCATGCTCGCCCTGGCCGCATGCGGCCTGGCGAGCGTCCACCTCATGTCGCGGGTCGGCTTCCGCGGTTTCCCGATCTACTTCCTGATGGGCGGACTCATCTGGGTCGCGGTGGATGCCTCCGGGATACACGCGACCATCACCGGCGTGCTGCTCGGTCTGATGACGCCGGCCCGCCGCTGGGTCAGCGACAGGCGTCTGTACGCCATCCTGAGCCAGGTCGTTGCGCACCCCAGCGATGACGAAACAAGTGGCAATACAAAGGATCGCAAGACCTTGCTGGCAGCCGAGATCGCCGCGCGCGAAACCCTGTCCCCGGTGGAGCGGCTGGAGCTTGCCCTGCACCCCTGGGTCGGCTTTGTCATCATGCCGCTCTTCGCTTTCGCCAATGCCGGCTTGCCCTTGTCCCTGGCGGACATCGGCAACTCCGTCACGCTGGCCGTGTTCATCGGCTTCGCACTCGGCAAACCCATTGGCGTACTGACTTTCAGTTGGCTGGCGGTGCGCTTGGGTATCGCCATACGCCCTCCGGACCTTGGCTGGGCCTTGCTGGCCGGCGGCGGCCTGCTGGCGGGAATCGGCTTCACCATGGCCCTGTTCATCGCCAACCTGGCATTCCCCGAGAGCCTGATCGACAGCGCCAAGCTGGGCATCTTCGCAGCCTCGGTCTTTTCCGCGGTGGCCGGTCTCGCGCTGCTGACGCTGATAGCCGTGCCAGGGAACCCCCCTCGCGAAGGTCACTGA
- the cls gene encoding cardiolipin synthase, with product MNLQSIWSGVRISLALCLALFLVLLISCSSLPTLVPDMARAPAAPVPVDGVQGPLSAARSKAILDRLKSGGAPTNIFSLHLAIEEAIVGSPLTEGNKVELLQDGPNTYQAMIEAINAARDHINMETYILDDDEVGQRFAEALIARQRKGVQVNLIRDSVGTLGTPPEFFERLSAAGIKVLEYNPVNPLTAKAGWDVNQRDHRKLLIVDGQVAFLGGINISSVYSGGSFSVRSKVRPGGELPWRDTDLRVEGPVVAELQKLFIETWAKQKGGELAARHYFPPSTRKGGEVMRVIGSSPEDPYSLIYATLISTLGSAQTEIWLTNAYFVPDPQLLAALKDAVARGGDVRLVLPSSTDSWLVFHAGRAYYSELLQAGVRLFERGDALLHVKTAVIDGVWSTVGSTNLDWRSFLHNQEVNVVVLGGGFGEKMRTAFQADLAKSKEITLEEWRNRPLDARAKERLGRLWEYWL from the coding sequence ATGAACCTGCAGTCCATCTGGAGTGGCGTGCGTATCTCATTGGCGCTGTGCCTGGCGTTGTTCCTGGTGCTGCTGATTTCCTGCAGTTCCCTGCCGACCCTGGTGCCTGACATGGCACGCGCGCCCGCCGCCCCTGTGCCGGTAGATGGAGTCCAGGGCCCGCTGTCGGCGGCACGCAGCAAAGCCATTCTCGATCGACTCAAGTCCGGCGGAGCGCCCACCAATATCTTCAGCCTGCATCTGGCGATCGAGGAGGCCATAGTCGGCAGCCCGCTGACCGAAGGCAACAAGGTCGAGCTGCTGCAGGATGGCCCGAATACCTACCAGGCGATGATCGAAGCCATAAACGCGGCGCGCGACCATATCAACATGGAGACCTACATCCTCGACGACGACGAGGTCGGACAGCGCTTCGCCGAAGCCCTGATCGCCCGGCAACGCAAGGGGGTGCAGGTCAACCTGATCCGCGACAGCGTCGGAACGCTTGGAACCCCGCCGGAGTTCTTCGAGCGTCTCAGCGCAGCGGGAATCAAGGTCCTGGAGTACAACCCGGTCAATCCGCTGACAGCCAAGGCCGGCTGGGACGTGAACCAGCGCGACCACCGCAAGCTGCTGATCGTTGACGGCCAGGTCGCCTTCCTCGGTGGCATCAATATCAGCAGCGTCTACTCGGGTGGTTCGTTCAGCGTGCGCTCCAAGGTCCGCCCGGGTGGTGAACTGCCCTGGCGCGACACCGACCTGCGGGTCGAGGGGCCGGTGGTCGCCGAGCTGCAGAAGCTGTTCATCGAGACCTGGGCCAAGCAGAAGGGCGGCGAGCTCGCGGCCCGTCACTATTTTCCGCCGTCCACGCGCAAGGGCGGCGAGGTGATGCGCGTCATCGGCAGTTCGCCGGAGGACCCCTATAGCCTGATCTACGCCACGCTGATATCGACCCTGGGGAGCGCGCAGACGGAAATCTGGCTGACCAATGCCTATTTCGTACCTGATCCGCAGTTGCTGGCGGCCCTCAAGGATGCCGTGGCCCGGGGGGGCGACGTGAGACTGGTGCTGCCCAGCAGCACCGATTCGTGGCTGGTGTTCCACGCCGGCCGTGCTTACTACAGCGAGCTGCTGCAGGCGGGCGTCAGGCTCTTTGAGCGCGGCGATGCCTTGCTGCACGTGAAGACCGCGGTGATCGACGGTGTGTGGTCCACGGTCGGTTCCACCAACCTCGACTGGCGCAGCTTCCTGCATAACCAGGAGGTCAATGTCGTGGTACTCGGTGGTGGGTTCGGCGAGAAGATGCGGACGGCCTTCCAGGCCGACCTGGCGAAGTCGAAGGAAATCACCCTGGAAGAATGGCGGAACCGCCCACTCGACGCGAGAGCCAAGGAGCGCCTTGGACGCCTCTGGGAGTACTGGCTATGA